The Cellulophaga lytica DSM 7489 nucleotide sequence ATCAAAATCTGTTTGCGTACCTATACTAGTACCTTTTATTAGTACATTACAGCCAGGTAGTGGTTGTCCGGATGCATCTGTAACCACACCTGTTACTTTTTTTACTGAAGGATTGTAATAATATTTATTTTTTTTAACAGCTTTAGCTTGATAGTTGTAACCATTTGTGAAATTTAAGTACTTAGTATCTATAACAGGCTTAGTTGTTTGTTTTATAGGGTTTCCGGTTGATAAATTAATTTTTACATTCTTCCATTCATTTCCTGTGTTTTGGTAGACATTAGCTTTGTACTTAAGTTGAAGATTACTGGCTGTATTTTTAGATTTAATATCGTATGTTGGTACCCAACCAGCATCAGAAACAACATAAGACAAAATTAAGTTTAAGTTAATGTCTACAGGAGCGTCAAATTTAACAACTAATTCTCCTTGTGCTATAGCAGGCCCAGTGGTAAGCTCTTTTACTTGTAAATTTAGGTCTCTAATTGTTGTACTTATTGTTGTAATTTCTTTATTTATAGTGAATATCTCATCTCTAATTTCAGTAATTCGTTTTCTGTAGTAAGTGCTTATTTGCTTTAATGTTTCTAAGTCTAAACTCTCTGTACTAGCGCTTACTTGTCTGTTTTTAGTAATTAATAATTCTTCTTCTTGTAAACCAGATATTCTATTTTTTAATAGTTGAATTTTTTCAGAAAGTAATTTAGCTTCATTTTGTAATTCTGTAGCTTCTGGTGTTACCATAAACTTATCCAAATAGTTGATGCCATAATCCATTGCTAAAATAGAAACAGACTGTAACCCGGATATTTGTATACTGTTTTCATCAATTTTAGAAGATAAACCAGTAAATTTTAACTCGGTTGTGCCTTCTTTAAGCATAAAGTTGCTTGTGCGTGTAATTTGCGCTCCGTTTAGGTAAACCGTTACTTTTTTAATTGTAGAAGGTGTTTTATTATCTGCGCCAAAAAATGTTATTGGCACAAGTAATAATAGGTAAAGTAGCTTTTTCATAAATAATAGTTTTTAAGGTTGTGTAAACCTAAATATTACTATTACCGTATAAAACAGCTAATTTGTAAAATGGTCTTTAGAGTGAGTAAACTATGCTTTTAAGCTAGTTTTAGTATTGTTTTTAAAAGATGAACTACTAGGAAGCTCAAACAACTCTAAATCAAAAAATGGAATAGCGGCAAGTAAGTGATCAAATATATCAGACATTATATACTCGTAGTTTTCCCATCTTTTATCACTACTAAAGGCATAAACCTCTAAAGGAATACCTTGTGGAGTAGGAGCTAATTGCCTAACCATAACCATCATATCTTTATTTATAGCAGAATGATTTTTTAAATACGTGTCTGCATATTTTCTAAAAAGTCCAATGTTTGTAAGGTTTCTTCCGTTTATTAAAATAGACTTGTCTATATTATTACTTGTATTAAAATCAGTAATACTCTCTTGTCTACTTTTAATATAGTCGGTAATAAGACTAATTTTTTTAAATTTTTGAATGTCTTTTGGTGCTAAAAAATTGATACTTTCTTGTTTAATAATTAAAGCACGTTTAATTCTACGTCCTGGAGAATTTGTCATTCCTCTCCAGTTTTTAAAAGAATCCGAAATTAAGGCATAGGTTGGTATGGTTGTAATGGTATTGTCAAAGTTTTGTACTTTAACTGTAGCAAGGTTAATTTCTATAACATCTCCATCTGCACCATAATTGTCAAAAGAAATCCAATCACCAATGCGTACCATATCATTTATAGATACTTGTATGCTTGCAACAAAGCCAAGTATGGTGTCTTTAAAAATTAATAATATTACAGCAGAGGCCGTACCTAAACCAGTTAAAAATTTCCAAAGTTCTATGTCTGTAAGTATAGATATAGCTAACAAAATACCAATAGACCATAAAAAGATCATAAATACCTGTATGTAGCTATCTATAGGTTTGTCTTTAAGGTTTGGTAATGTTTTAAAGAAATCTTTTAAAGTATTAAGCAAACTCCTAACTACCCACAGCGTTAATACAATGCCAAAAACTTCTAAACCTTTTAAAATTATGCCTTGTGCTTTTATAAAACCATTAAAAACAAATGGAATAGCGTTGTAAGCAATAATAATAGGTACTATATGCGCTACATTTCTTGGTACTTTGTTTTTAACCAAAAAGTCATCAAAATTTGTTTTAGATATGCTTGTAAATTTTGCAAATACAGAAATGAATATTTTTCTTAAAACGTAATCAAAAATATAAAGAACAATTATTAAAAGAAGTAGTAAAATTAATGTGTTCAAGTATTTAGCATAAACATCATCCAAACCAATTTCTACTAAATAATTGTAAAGTAAAGAAGATACTTGATTTAAACTATACATATAATTGTTTATATTTTTAATATTAAACTAGACATTGGTAATTGTAATAAAAGGAATTAACTAATCTAAAAATTTAGATTTTAGCTCTGGAGTAGGAATCATACAATTATTTTTTTTGCCAAACCAATTGTATCTATTTTTTGCAATAATAGTATATATCCAATCTCTAAAACTAGCAGGAATTAGCTCTAAAATCCATAATAAAGACCAAATACCTCCAAATGAACGTCCAATTTTTAGAGCGGCAGACGATTTTACATAATATGCAATATTGGGCTCTATTAGTATAATAGAATCTGTTTTTTCCATATCAATATTACGTGTAGAAAAAAAATTATGTGCAATTTCTCCTTGTAATGTAGCAAATCTAAATTCATCTTTTTTATCATGTTTAATAATAAACTGTATAGCGTTGTTGCATAAATTGCAAACGCCATCAAAAAGAATTATTTTTTTATCTAAATCCACCCTGCAAAGATAAAATACCTACAGTAAAAAAGAGTGTTTTTATAATGAATTTAAGAAATCACCTAAATCTGTTTCTTTGCCTAAACTTAATTTCTTTTTAAGCCTATATTTAGATTTTAAAATACTATCTGGCAATACATTAAAAATGGCTGCAATTTCTTTAGTAGACAAGTTCATTCTTAAAAATGCAGCAAGTCTAATTTCTTTCTCAGATATATCTGCATAAATAGCTTTTAGTTTGTTATCAAAATCGTTATGAACATCTGCAAAATAAGATTTAAATAAGTCCCAGTCTTTATCATCTGCAGTTTGCTTTTTAAGTAACATTAAAATGCGTCTAAACTCTAATTTAAATTTTTCGGGATTATTTTTTAACTCTTTTAAGTTTTCTAATAGTTCTTGTGTAAAAGTATTTTTTTGTACCAAGTGTACCGTTAAACTTGCTAATTCTTTTTGTTTGTGTTCTATTTCTTTACGGTATAATTCATCTTGTTTTTTTTGTGTAACAATGTCCTTTTTCATACGCTGCCTGTAAATAAAAAAGATCATAATAGAAATAGAAAGAACAGAGAACATACCTGCAGCATAAAGACTAGTAGTTAAGGTTTTTAACTTGTTTTGCTGCTGTAAATTTTTAATTTCTTCTTCATTTAAAGCTAATGAAGTTTGTTTTTTTTCGGTTTCGTAAATGGTTTTAAGCTCTTCAATTTGCTGTACGTTTTTTAAGTTATAAATACTGTCTTTATAATTTTGATGATTTTTTAAGTCCTGTAATGCTAAACTATTATTGCCAAGTTTTTCATAAGCTAATGAACGTAATTTGTAATTTTCCATTAAATAATCTAACCTCTTTGAAGGTGTAGATTTTTCTATAGCCTTATCTAAATATGTTATTGCTAATTTTGGTTTATTAAGGTCTAAATAAAGTGTTCCTAGTTCTTTTAAAACATCAATATAATTGTATAAAAAGCCTTCTCTTTCATGAAATCTTAAACTTTCTTCTAAATAAACTTTAGATTTTTCAAAATCTCTAGATTCCCTGTATAAAGATCCTATATTAGTGTATAGCATTGCTTCATTAGATTTTAAACCGTGTTTTTGAGCAATTTTTAAACTTTCTCTAAAATGCAAAATTGCTTTGTCAAAATCTTTTAAGTTACAATATGTAGATCCAATTTGTAAATGCATATTACACATCCATATACTATCATCATTTAATTTATATACCTCCAGTGCTTTATTATAATATGATATAGCCTCGTTGTAATTGCCAATGTGGCTTTGTATTTCACCAATTCTAGCTGTAATATCAGCAATACGTATTGCACTACCATTTATAGAATCTAAAATTTTTAAAGATTCCATATACATTTTTTGAGATAATCTATACTGTCCCTTACTTAAATATACACTTGCAATATTTCCAATAGTATGACCATATAACCCAATTTTATTATTTTTTTTATAAATATTTTTGGCTTCGTTAAACATATCTAAAGACTTGTCTAAATTAGAGTTTAGTCTTTCTATATCTGCTAATTCATTAAGTCCCATAGCAAAAGAAACATTATCGTTAATTTCTTTTGCTAACGACATAGCAATTTTGTGATAATAAATTGAAGAATCCATTTTATGTAATACCTTATATGCTAAAGCGCTATTGTAGGCATTAGAAATAGTTTTTTGCTTATTGGATATAAGCTTAGCAATTTTATAAGCTTCTAGAGAGTATTTTAAAGATAGTTTTGGATTTTTATATTGAAGAATTGAATGTAGACTGTCTAATATTACTAATTTTTGCGATGAGGATATTTCTGTGTTTAATATATTTTTTAAACTATCTATTTCTTTATTAGATTGACTGAAAGAAAAAGTTGTAACACTTATTACCAAAAAGGTAATTATTAAGGTTTTCATAGGTTATTTCTGATAAAGTTAATTATATAAAGAATAAAATAATTGGGGACTTTACCTTTTTTCTTTGGTTCTAAGGTATTGATTTTTTATTTTTTTTATGATTTTAATTTTCATCAATCTTTGCTTGTCTATATCTTTTGTGAGATTTTTACCTCGTTATTTAAGCAGTAATGTATTGTGTATACCTTTGTTATATAGTGTTTTATTTTGTTTTTTGTAGTTTAAATGTAAATAAATATTTGTCCTGATGTTTATTTATTTAAAATTGATTTGTCCATACTTTGTCTATTATACATCTGATGTATTGGGGGTAATTAAAATATACTTTTGAGCTTTCAAATCTTAAAATAATATATTATGAAGCAAATGCATTCATATAGATCAAAAACAAACCTACTAATGTTTTTGTTTCTATTAGCGTCAGTATTATCTTGTAGTAAGGATGATGATTCTCAGCAAAAAAATAATGAATCCGAAAAGAGTAGTTTTAATGCTGTTCTTGCTGTTGGTGAAGATTTAGAAGATCCAATACAACAACAGCTAGAGGTTTCTTCTACACAAAGTGAGCAAGCAATTACTACAACAGACGATCAAGGTAACTCAACTGTAGAAAACTGGAGTTGCACTACAACTACTTATGATTTAAAAAGGGAATCTGGTGGAGAAGATGGTTTTCCTTTATTTAGTCCAAATGCTAAAATAATTTATCCAGGTAGCTTGTTACAGGGAAAAACACTTAAAAATACAACTCCAGACGTAATAGCTGTAGGTAGAGCAGGTGGGACGGTATCTTATGATTTGGTTAACGGTAATATATCTAGTACTGTAACTGTAGATGTGGTGTCTAAAAGTAGTATACAAGATGCTATGAACCAGATTATTGCAGCATCACCAGACGTAACGCCAGCAAATTTTACTTTTGAGTATGAACAAGTACAAAGTAGAGAGGCTTTAGCTATTAGTATGGGATTGGATGTTAAGTCTGCTTTTGTAAAAGCAGGTGCTAGTTTTGATTTTAAAAACGGAGATGATAAAAATAGAATTTTAGTAAAATTAAAACAAACGTTTTATACTATGTCTATGAACTTGCCAACTAGTAAGGACGATTTGTTTGCAGACACAGTAACTCCAGAAGATTTAGCAAAATATGTGCAAGAAGATAATCCTGCCACATACATTAGTGATGTTACCTATGGTAGGGTTTATTATATGTTAATAGAAACAAGCTCATCTTACCAAGAACTTAATGTAGCTGCTAATGCTAGTTTTGGCGTTTTTAGTACAAAAGTAAAAGCAGAATTAGAAGTTGATCACTTAAAAGAATTAAAAAATGTTAATATAAAAGTAATTGCATTTGGCGGAGATACAGAGTCTACCATTTCTACAATAGGAGAAACCAATTTAAGTTCTCTAGTAAGTTTGCTATCAAAAAGCGCAAATATTGGGTCTGGTTTACCAATAAGTTATGTAGTACGTAGTGTAAATACAAATCAAATAGTTGGTATACAACTTGCTACACAGTATAATGAAACTAATTGTGAGCCTCTTTTTGATAATGGCGAACCAATACAGACAAAGCACTGGAGAGGCAATATTTTAAATAAAATGGGAGGCGTTGGTGCAGCTTTTGAGCGTAATAAAGGAGAGTTTATACTTATAAATACGTCTGGAGATAAATATATGCGCAGTTTTAACGGCGCTTTAGAAGGTCCTTTTTCTGTAACTGATTTGTTTGGTGGCGAATACCCATTCTTTACTGGTGATAAGGACAGTGGAGAGTTTGATGGTATAGGAGCTATTGTAAATATTAGAAACAATAGTAAAGAAGATAGCATAGATAATGAAAGGCAATTTTTAGCAGTTTCAAAAAGTGGTTTGCAGTTTAAATACGCTAGTGGAAATTCTTGGGAAAGTTTTACTAGTATAGCAGATTTATCTGTTGAAAAAATAAACACTATAGGGGATAATCCTTTTGGTGTTAGTGGCATTGGAGCAGTATTAAATGTTTTTTACGAGGTAGAAGACAAAGAGACCGGTTATTATAAAAGTTCATTACACTTTTTTAATAAGGTTGGTACTAAACAAACTTTGTTTTGGTCAGGAAGTAGATATGGAAAAGGTGGAGAGATTAGTCATTCATATGATTTAACTTCAACTTCTAGTCAGTATAAAAACATACCTTTTACTGCTATTGGTGCGGCATTAAGATTTGATGTTGGAGGCAGCAAAAAATATATAATATTTGATATAACTGGTACAAAATACATAGTTTCTAGTAATAATACGGGTGATTATTCTCCAATTTTTATTCTCTAAGTGTTTAATAAAATACCTTTAGATAGCTAATTCTAAATTATTTCCAAATTTTACTTTCCTACTTATGATTGCATTTAATTATGCATTGGTCCTTAATAACTGTTAATAATTATATAGGATTGAGTTAGTGTAACTGGGCAATTTAACTATTGCTCAGTTTTTTATTGGGTATAAATTCTAGTTTTAGAAGCTCATTGATATTTAAAAAAGAATAGTAGGGTAGGTATAAAACACAGAAAAATCTTAAATTAAACAAGTAAGAATTACTTTTTTTATATTAAATAGTGACATTTACAAGTATATACTTTTGTAAGTATGCATTATTTATAAATAATTACGCAGCCATATCCTTAATGTATTATTTTTTGATAATATTTTAGATTGAGAAATTAATGTAAACTAGAAAACACTTCATTTAATTTATTGTTAATCAATATTTTGAATAAAAATTAAATTTATTGACATCTTTTTTATGTAATTGTACGTATATAAATTGCAATCAAGAAAAATCTTTGTAATTATTAAGATTTTTTGAAGAAAAATGAAGAAAGTATATGCTTGTCCATACTTTGTCCATAGTATTTTCTTTATAAAAGCATTGATAAAAGCTACTTTTGTAGTGTGAGAATATAACATTAAACTAAATATGGTTTACCCAAAATATTTAGTTTTAAAAGTTGGGGAACAGTCGGCCTCTTAAGTAGTTTTGTAAACTTCATAATACTTAATGCTGGCTGTTATTTTTTAGCCTGTACCAACTCTAATTTATCTACACTTACACTAGTAGTAAATAATCCATAATTTACAACAGCTTTATTCTTTTCTAAAGTATCTATACTACCAACAGCTTTACCATCTAGTAAACGGACTCTGTCACCAACTTTAAAAATATACTTAGGTTTTAGTTTTTCTTTTACAATAGCCTTTTTCTTTTCTACTTTTTTCTTTTCGCGTATTACCTCTACCTTTTTGGCTACTTCTTGTTCTACTAACTTCTTTTTAGCTTTTTGTGCTTTTACTTCTTTAGCTGTTTTCTTTTTTCTTTTACTATTTTCAGTTTCTACAATGCGTAATAGTTCAGATATTACTACTTTCTTTTTCTTATCCTGAAAATATTTCTCTGCAGCATCATTAACCTTATTACCTAAATAAATCATACGTTGGTTATGGTCATACAATTCTTGGTAATTTTCTAGTTTAGATTTAATTTTTGTATTTAGCTCTTCAAGTCGTCTAGATTCTTGTCTAGCTTTACTTTCTTCTTCTTGTAATCTAGAACCAGTTTTTTCCATTTTGCTTCGCTCTTTTTGCATTTTAGCAATAGTAGCATCAAAACGTACTTTACCTCGCTCAATTTTCTTTTTAGCTTTATTAATTAAGCTATAGGGAATACCGTTTTTTTGTGCAACTTCAAAAGTAAAAGAACTACCTGCCTGCCCTAAAACAAGTTTAAAAGTTGGTTCTAAACTTTTAGCATCAAACAACATATTGGCATTTGTAGCGTGCGGTAATTCATTTGCTAACATTTTTAGGTTTGCATAATGTGTGGTAATTACACCATAAGCACCACGGTCATAAAAGACTTCTAAAAAAGTTTCTGCCAATGCACCACCAAGTTCAGGATCACTACCTGTACCAAATTCATCAATTAAAAAAAGTGTTTTATCATTACACTTTTTTAAAAAGCTGTTCATATTTTTAAGCCTATAACTATAGGTACTTAAGTGGTTTTCTATAGATTGATTATCTCCAATGTCTGTCAATATTTTTTCAAATAAACAGACCGTACTACGTTCATGCACCGGAATTAGCATACCGCTTTGCAACATTACTTGTAGCAAACCAATTGTTTTTAAGGTAATACTTTTACCACCAGCATTAGGGCCAGAGATTACAATAATTCTGTTGTCTTGTTTTAGCTCTATAGTTTGTGGCCAAGTTTTTTCGTTTTTTCTGGTATTTGTTAGGTATAAGAGTGGGTGGTAAGCGTCTCGCAAATACATTTCTCTTTCTTCACTTATTTTTGGTAAAAGAGACTTTGTATCTTGTGCATATTTGGCTTTTGCAGCAGTAACATCGGTCTGTGCAAGGTATTCTTGGTAACTGGCCAATACGTAATCAAAAGGTTTTATAGCAGCTGTTAATTCTTTTAAAATACGATTTACTTCCTCTTTTTCATCGTATTCTAAATTGTTTAATTCTCTACTATGGCGCAATGTAGCTTCAGGTTCTATGTAAACAATACTACCAGTTTTAGAAGCTCCCATAACGGCACCTTTTACCTTTTTGCGGTACATTGCTTTTACAGCTAAAACACGCCTGTTATCTACAACAGATTCTCTAATTTCATCTAAATAATCTGCCGAGTTATAAGAGTTTAATGCAGATATAAAACTACCATTAATTTTACCTTTTACCGCATTAATTTCTCTTCGTAAATCATACAGTTTACTAGAAGCTTTATCTTTAACCTCACCAAACTTATCTATAACAGCATCAATTGCATTTGGTATTTCTGGCAACACATTTAGCGTTTCAGAATAGCTATGTAATAGTGGATAATATTCTTTAAATTTTTTAAAAAACTTAGTATGTATAACTACAGTATTACAAATACTGCTAATTTTTTTAAAGCCTCCAATTTCTAAGGTTGCATTTTCTATTTTTAATAAATGTAATTCTTTTGTAATAGTATCAAAACCGTGATTAGGAATTCGGTTTTCATTATCATAAGACGCTACATACTCATTAGTTTTCCCTAATTGCTTTATAATTTCTTCTTTATCACTAAAAGGAGCTATTTCTAAAGCCAACTCTTTACCTAGTTCTGTACTACAGCGCAAGTTAATGTGTTCTAATACGGTATTAAACTCTAGGTCTTGAAGTGTTTTAGGGTGAATTTTATGCATTGTATAATTTTAAGCCTTGCAAAGGTAAAGATAAGTGATGAAACTGTGAATTTGTAGTATTTATTTTAGGCGTTAAATTTCCAAGCTAAAATTCTACTTTTTTTATTGCCTTGCTCCATAGGTACTATAAAATAACTAGCTTTTAGTTTAGTAAGTTGTTTTTGTAATTTAGGTAAATTATCACTTTTAGAAACCAAGCTAGTAAAAACAGTAACTTGGTCTTTAAACAAAACACTCTCTTTTATTAACCTTTTTAAAAATAATGCTTCACCACCATTACACCATAGCTCGTTAGCCATACCACCAAAGTTTAGCTCTAACCCATTAGCTTGCTTTCCTAAATTTTTTAGTTTGCGTTGTGTACCTTTTGTAGCTTCTTTTTCTGATGAATGAAAAGGCGGATTACACATTGTAAAGTCAAACTTTTCATTTGGTTTAATTATACCAGTAAAAATGTTTGCATTACTATTTTGTTTCCTTATTTCTATGCTATCTATTAGGTTAGTGTTTGCTGCTACAATTTGTTTGGCATTAGTAACTGCGGTTTCATTAATATCTGCGCCAACCATTTGCCAATTGTAAATTGTTTTACCTAAAATTGGATAAATGCAATTTGCACCAACACCAATGTCTAAGCCTTTAATTGTATCCTTTATATTTTCTTTAGCAAGTATATCTGCTATATGATGTATATAATCTGCACGTCCGGGAATGGGAGCACAAAGGTAATTTTTAGGTATACCCCAATGGTTTATGTTATAATGTAACTTTAATAAGGCCTTATTAAGGTGTAAAACTGCTTCCGAATTAAAAAAGTCTATTGTCTTGTTATTAAATTTATTATCAGTTATATACAGGCTTAACTCTGGATGTTTCTCAATTAACTTATTAAATTGATATGGTGTATTATGTAGATTTTTTGGATGCACAGCTACTATTTTTTACAAATGTAAGATGATATCTAAAGAGATCACCCATTTTTTTATGCATTCTAGCAAAAAGAGTACCTATCTTTGTGCAAAATTATATTATGTCAAAAAAGTTTTCTAAACTAGGAGTATCTACTCCTCTTCTAAAAAGTTTAGCCGAATTAGAGATTACAACTCCTACAGAAATACAAGTAAAATCTATACCAGTATTATTAGAAGCTAACAAAGATTTTGTTGGTTTAGCAAAAACAGGAACAGGTAAAACAGCAGCTTTTGGTTTACCTCTTATACAATTAATAAATACAGAAAGCGCAAATATACAAGCAGTAATAGTTGTTCCCACAAGGGAGTTAGGACAACAAATTTACAGTAATTTAGTTTCTTTTGCTTCACATATGCCTGCCGTTTCTATAGCGTCTGTATGTGGGGGAACACCTATAAAACCACAAATAGAGCGATTAAAAGAAAACACACATATTGTTATTGCTACTCCTGGTAGATTAATAGATTTGCTTAAGCGTAATGCCATAACTATTAATAGTGCTAAATATTTGGTTTTAGATGAGGCAGATGAAATGGTAACCTCTTTAAAAGATGGTTTAGATACTATTGTTGCAGCATTGCCCAAAGACAAAAGAACTATATTGTTTACAGCTACAATGCCTGGCACAATTAAGCAAATAGTACAAAACTACTTATCTAAACACGTTACACAGGTTAGTGTAAATATGGAGACGGTTGGTAATACTAGTATAGATCACCAGTATGTTGTTGTAGAACCTATAGAAAAACTAGAGGTTTTAATGCACTTTTTAAACTCTAAAGAAGGCCAAAGAGGTATTATATTTTGTAAAACAAAAGCAGCAGTAAATAAATTAGCTAAGAATTTAGCAATAAATAAATTTTCTTCTGGTGCTTTACATGGTAGTTTAACTCAACCTATAAGAGATCGTATAATGGGTCAGTTTAGAGAAGGGCACATAAAAATACTAGTTGCAACAGATTTGGCAGCACGTGGTTTAGATGTAAAAGAAATTACCTATGTTGTAAATTATCATTTACCAGATGTTTATGAAACTTATGTGCACAGAAGTGGACGTACAGCAAGAGCAGGAGCAGATGGTTTTTCGTTAACAATACTACAGAAAGAAGAGGAGCAAGACATAGCAGAGTTTGAAAATGAATTAGGCATAACGTTTAAAAAGTTTAAAAAAGCTGATGCAGCTAGCATAGAAGAAAATAATACGCTTTTATGGGCTAGAAAAATTTTTAAAACAAAACCTAATCACACTATTTCTCCAGAATTTAAAGAAAAAGTACATACCATTTTTCATCATTTAACTAAAGAAGAATTGGTAGATAAAATTTTAGCAAATCAATTAGGGCAAACCAAAAAACTTGGTTCTGCACCATCAGAAGATAACAACTTTACGCTTTAATAGCATAAAAAGTATGGCAAATACAATAAAAAATAGGGAAGATATTTTACAAAAATTAAATATTCACCAATTAAATCCAATGCAGGAAGAGGCTCTTTCTGTAATAGAAAATACAACTAATACGGTATTATTATCGCCAACAGGAACAGGTAAAACACTTGCTTTTTTATTACCTTTAATAGATAGGTTAAATCCAGATTTAGAAGAAATACAAGCTTTAATTCTAGTACCTTCTAGAGAATTAGCTATACAAATAGAACAAGTTATTCGTTCTATGGGTTCTGGTTACAAAGTTAATGCTGTTTATGGTGGTAGGTCAATGTCTAAAGATAAAATAGAGCTAAAACATACTCCTGCAATTCTAATTGGTACACCTGGTAGAATAGCAGATCATTTTGATAATGAACGTTTTTCTACAAACTTTATTAAAACGTTGGTTTTAGATGAGTTTGACAAGTCTTTGGAAACTGGTTTTGAAGAGCAAATGAAATATATAATTGGGTTGCTTCCTAGTTTAAATAGGCGTATTTTAACCTCTGCAACACAAGGAGTTACTATTCCTAAATTTGTTAGGTTAGACAAAGCTGTTACTATTAATTTTTTAAAAGAAACTACTAATAAATTAGCTGTAAAAACGGTTGTTTCTCCTAATAGAGACAAATTAAGAACCCTACTTAATTTATTAAATTATGAAGGTAATAGTCCAGGAATTATTTTTTGTAATCTTAGAGAGAGTATAAAAGGAGTTAGCAAATTTTTAGACAAAAATAATATTACGCACGGCTGTTTTCATGGAGATATGGAACAGAAAGATAGAGAACGATCTTTATTAAAATTTAGAAACGGTACTTATGATGTTATTGTAGCTACAGATTTGGCTGCTCGTGGTATAGATATTCCAGAAATGAAATATATTATTCATTATGAACTTCCTTATAAAAAAGAAGAGTTTATACACAGAAATGGTAGAACAGCACGTGTAAACTCTAAAGGTACTGCCTATGTATTAAAATGGGAAGAAGAAAACTTACCAGATTTTATAAAAAATGCTCCTGTAGCAAAAATTAATAAAACAGGAACAAGAAAACCGCCATACTGGACAACATTATTTATCTCAGGAGGAAGAAAAGATAAAATATCTAAAGGAGATATTGCTGGCCTGTTTTTTAAGCAAGGTAATATTAATAAAGATGAATTGGGGGTTATAGAGCTTAAGCAAGACTGTACTTTTGTTTCTGTACCTGCAACTATTGCACCTAAGCTTGTAAATAAATTAAACAATAC carries:
- a CDS encoding DUF4139 domain-containing protein; translation: MKKLLYLLLLVPITFFGADNKTPSTIKKVTVYLNGAQITRTSNFMLKEGTTELKFTGLSSKIDENSIQISGLQSVSILAMDYGINYLDKFMVTPEATELQNEAKLLSEKIQLLKNRISGLQEEELLITKNRQVSASTESLDLETLKQISTYYRKRITEIRDEIFTINKEITTISTTIRDLNLQVKELTTGPAIAQGELVVKFDAPVDINLNLILSYVVSDAGWVPTYDIKSKNTASNLQLKYKANVYQNTGNEWKNVKINLSTGNPIKQTTKPVIDTKYLNFTNGYNYQAKAVKKNKYYYNPSVKKVTGVVTDASGQPLPGCNVLIKGTSIGTQTDFDGNYTIATHTGQELQFSYIGMETSEVPIYASIINTTLQENNETLDEVIVTGYSSSLQGKVAGVKVRGTSTLTTNKPELPLYIIDGVPIKDFVEGDIDTNDIQSLEKLNGTSATAIYGSRANNGVIVITTKKSTTEDDVTNTTFAIKKPYSIKSDGDIIAIEINTYNLDATYEYLAIPVLNENVFLTASFKNWEQYNLLPGEANIYFKGGFAGKTVIDPYKTTKEMVVSLGVDAGITVTRKQDRNFKSKSLLGNNRVLNRAYDLEIKNNKNTAVTIKLIDRIPLSENKEIKVSEIETYNANYNDAKGLLTWKIDLNSKETQKERFSYEVKYPKNKHISL
- a CDS encoding thiol-disulfide oxidoreductase DCC family protein translates to MDLDKKIILFDGVCNLCNNAIQFIIKHDKKDEFRFATLQGEIAHNFFSTRNIDMEKTDSIILIEPNIAYYVKSSAALKIGRSFGGIWSLLWILELIPASFRDWIYTIIAKNRYNWFGKKNNCMIPTPELKSKFLD
- a CDS encoding mechanosensitive ion channel family protein encodes the protein MYSLNQVSSLLYNYLVEIGLDDVYAKYLNTLILLLLLIIVLYIFDYVLRKIFISVFAKFTSISKTNFDDFLVKNKVPRNVAHIVPIIIAYNAIPFVFNGFIKAQGIILKGLEVFGIVLTLWVVRSLLNTLKDFFKTLPNLKDKPIDSYIQVFMIFLWSIGILLAISILTDIELWKFLTGLGTASAVILLIFKDTILGFVASIQVSINDMVRIGDWISFDNYGADGDVIEINLATVKVQNFDNTITTIPTYALISDSFKNWRGMTNSPGRRIKRALIIKQESINFLAPKDIQKFKKISLITDYIKSRQESITDFNTSNNIDKSILINGRNLTNIGLFRKYADTYLKNHSAINKDMMVMVRQLAPTPQGIPLEVYAFSSDKRWENYEYIMSDIFDHLLAAIPFFDLELFELPSSSSFKNNTKTSLKA
- a CDS encoding tetratricopeptide repeat protein, producing the protein MKTLIITFLVISVTTFSFSQSNKEIDSLKNILNTEISSSQKLVILDSLHSILQYKNPKLSLKYSLEAYKIAKLISNKQKTISNAYNSALAYKVLHKMDSSIYYHKIAMSLAKEINDNVSFAMGLNELADIERLNSNLDKSLDMFNEAKNIYKKNNKIGLYGHTIGNIASVYLSKGQYRLSQKMYMESLKILDSINGSAIRIADITARIGEIQSHIGNYNEAISYYNKALEVYKLNDDSIWMCNMHLQIGSTYCNLKDFDKAILHFRESLKIAQKHGLKSNEAMLYTNIGSLYRESRDFEKSKVYLEESLRFHEREGFLYNYIDVLKELGTLYLDLNKPKLAITYLDKAIEKSTPSKRLDYLMENYKLRSLAYEKLGNNSLALQDLKNHQNYKDSIYNLKNVQQIEELKTIYETEKKQTSLALNEEEIKNLQQQNKLKTLTTSLYAAGMFSVLSISIMIFFIYRQRMKKDIVTQKKQDELYRKEIEHKQKELASLTVHLVQKNTFTQELLENLKELKNNPEKFKLEFRRILMLLKKQTADDKDWDLFKSYFADVHNDFDNKLKAIYADISEKEIRLAAFLRMNLSTKEIAAIFNVLPDSILKSKYRLKKKLSLGKETDLGDFLNSL